The following are from one region of the Capsicum annuum cultivar UCD-10X-F1 chromosome 1, UCD10Xv1.1, whole genome shotgun sequence genome:
- the LOC124891472 gene encoding uncharacterized protein LOC124891472: MDISQRPLVSSLEFLNKCYLSDPLWTKVLEKGQRIRKRSWLCRKQKGAHNMRNERSRSILMKRRVCLERCRRSSNEVEKKVKILEKLIPNCESSSSMGLERLFREAADYIWALEMRVKGLAINCVAYVDVVNEMEKIPRKLRA; the protein is encoded by the exons ATGGATATTTCTCAACGACCTTTGGTTTCTTCTCTTGAGTTTCTTAACAAGTGTTATTTAAGTGATCCATTGTGGACAAAGGTTTTAGAAAAAGGCCAACGCATTAGAAAGAGATCATGGCTATGTAGGAAGCAAAAAGGAGCACATAACATGAGGAATGAAAGAAGCAGAAGCATTTTAATGAAAAGAAGGGTATGTCTAGAACGTTGTAGAAGATCGAGTAACGAGGTTGAAAAAAAAGTTAAGATCCTGGAGAAGTTGATTCCAAATTGTGAGTCATCGTCATCAATGGGCTTGGAGAGGCTGTTTAGAGAGGCAGCTGATTATATTTGGGCTTTAGAAATGAGAGTTAAG GGACTTGCAATCAATTGCGTAGCTTATGTGGATGTGGTCAATGAAATGGAAAAAATTCCTAGGAAATTACGGGCCTGA